The following proteins come from a genomic window of Proteinivorax hydrogeniformans:
- the tuf gene encoding elongation factor Tu — MSKEKFDRSKPHVNVGTIGHVDHGKTTLTAALTTVISTSGGADKMAYDAIDKAPEERERGITISTSHVEYETENRHYAHVDCPGHADYVKNMITGAAQMDGAILVVSAADGPMPQTREHILLSRQVGVPHIVVFLNKADMVDDEELLELVEMEVRDLLSEYDFPGDDTPIVTGSALKALECGCGTRECEWCGKLWELMDAVDDYIPTPERDTDKDFLMPIEDVFTITGRGTVVTGRVERGQIKVGDEIEIVGLQEDTRKTVCTGVEMFRKLLDSAEAGDNIGALLRGINREDIERGQVLAKPGSIKQHTAFEAEVYALSKEEGGRHKPFFNGYRPQFYFRTTDVTGVVTLPEGTEMVMPGDNVKIDVELITPIAIEEGLRFAIREGGRTVGAGVVTAIK, encoded by the coding sequence ATGTCAAAAGAAAAATTTGATCGTTCAAAGCCCCATGTTAACGTTGGAACAATCGGCCACGTAGACCATGGTAAGACTACATTAACTGCTGCTTTAACAACTGTAATTTCCACATCTGGTGGAGCTGACAAAATGGCTTATGACGCTATTGATAAAGCTCCAGAGGAAAGAGAAAGAGGTATTACTATCTCTACTTCTCACGTTGAGTACGAGACCGAAAACCGTCACTATGCTCACGTTGACTGCCCAGGCCATGCTGACTATGTTAAAAACATGATCACAGGTGCTGCACAAATGGATGGAGCTATTCTAGTAGTATCTGCTGCTGATGGCCCAATGCCTCAAACAAGAGAGCATATCCTTCTATCCCGTCAGGTAGGTGTACCACACATCGTTGTATTCCTAAACAAAGCTGACATGGTAGATGACGAAGAGTTACTTGAACTTGTAGAAATGGAAGTTAGAGACCTACTTTCTGAGTACGACTTCCCAGGTGACGACACTCCTATCGTAACTGGCTCTGCTTTAAAAGCTTTAGAGTGTGGTTGCGGAACTAGAGAGTGTGAGTGGTGTGGAAAGCTTTGGGAACTAATGGATGCAGTTGATGACTACATTCCAACTCCAGAGCGCGACACAGATAAAGACTTCTTAATGCCAATCGAGGATGTATTCACAATTACCGGCCGTGGTACAGTTGTTACCGGTCGTGTTGAGCGTGGACAAATCAAAGTTGGCGACGAGATTGAAATTGTCGGCCTACAAGAGGATACCAGAAAAACAGTTTGTACCGGTGTAGAGATGTTTAGAAAACTTCTTGATAGCGCTGAAGCAGGTGACAACATTGGCGCACTTCTTCGTGGTATAAACAGAGAAGACATCGAAAGAGGCCAAGTACTTGCTAAGCCTGGTTCAATCAAACAACACACTGCTTTTGAAGCAGAAGTTTATGCCCTAAGTAAAGAAGAGGGTGGCCGTCATAAGCCGTTCTTCAACGGTTACCGTCCACAGTTCTACTTCCGCACAACTGACGTTACCGGCGTAGTAACTCTTCCAGAGGGTACTGAAATGGTTATGCCTGGCGACAATGTTAAAATCGACGTTGAACTAATTACTCCAATCGCTATCGAAGAAGGTCTTAGATTTGCGATTCGCGAGGGTGGGCGTACTGTTGGTGCTGGTGTTGTAACAGCTATTAAGTAA
- a CDS encoding type Z 30S ribosomal protein S14 produces MAKKSMIAKQKRKSKFSVRKYNRCKICGRPHAYMRDFGMCRICFRELAYKGEIPGVKKASW; encoded by the coding sequence GTGGCTAAAAAGTCAATGATAGCAAAACAGAAACGGAAATCTAAGTTCTCGGTGCGTAAATACAACCGTTGTAAAATCTGCGGTCGTCCTCACGCCTATATGCGAGACTTTGGCATGTGCCGTATCTGTTTCCGTGAATTAGCGTATAAAGGTGAAATTCCTGGCGTAAAAAAAGCCAGCTGGTAA
- the rplW gene encoding 50S ribosomal protein L23, producing the protein MRDPRDIIKKPLITEKTNDMMADNKYTFEVDKNANKIEIKNAVQKLFDVKVANVNTMNMKGKFKRMGVHSGYRPNWKKAIVTLSEDSKAIEIFE; encoded by the coding sequence ATGAGAGATCCCCGCGACATCATTAAAAAACCACTGATTACAGAAAAAACTAATGACATGATGGCAGATAACAAGTATACTTTCGAAGTTGACAAAAATGCCAACAAGATAGAGATCAAAAATGCCGTTCAAAAACTTTTTGATGTAAAAGTGGCTAATGTAAATACTATGAACATGAAGGGCAAGTTTAAAAGAATGGGTGTTCACTCAGGTTACAGACCAAACTGGAAAAAAGCTATTGTTACCTTAAGTGAAGACTCTAAGGCTATCGAAATCTTTGAATAG
- the rplC gene encoding 50S ribosomal protein L3: MKKAIIGKKLGMSQIFAEDGEVLPVTVIEAGPCTVVQKRNEEVDGYSAVQLGYGEVKEVRANKAMKGHFNKAGVKPMRHLAEFKLEDGESLEVGQEIKADFFEEGEAVDVTGTSKGKGFSGSIKRHNYSRGPMTHGSHYHRGPGSLGAVDPARVFKGTKLPGRMGGETVTVRNLDVVKVDAERNLLLVKGAVPGKNGSIVFLRDTNKTK; encoded by the coding sequence GTGAAAAAAGCAATCATCGGTAAAAAACTAGGTATGAGTCAGATTTTTGCAGAAGATGGCGAAGTACTACCAGTAACTGTCATCGAAGCAGGTCCTTGTACAGTAGTTCAAAAAAGAAATGAAGAAGTTGATGGATACTCAGCGGTGCAGTTAGGTTATGGCGAGGTTAAAGAGGTTCGTGCTAACAAAGCTATGAAAGGACACTTTAACAAAGCTGGAGTTAAACCTATGAGACACCTGGCAGAGTTTAAATTAGAAGATGGCGAATCATTAGAGGTTGGCCAAGAAATCAAAGCTGATTTCTTCGAAGAGGGAGAAGCTGTTGATGTAACTGGAACTTCTAAAGGAAAAGGATTTTCTGGTTCTATTAAAAGACATAACTACAGCAGAGGCCCAATGACACATGGTTCTCATTATCACCGTGGTCCTGGTTCGCTAGGGGCAGTTGACCCTGCTAGGGTTTTTAAAGGCACTAAACTACCTGGAAGAATGGGTGGCGAAACAGTGACAGTTAGAAATTTAGACGTTGTTAAAGTTGATGCTGAGCGCAACCTATTGCTAGTAAAGGGAGCCGTTCCTGGCAAAAACGGTAGCATCGTTTTCCTTAGAGATACTAACAAGACTAAGTAA
- the rplV gene encoding 50S ribosomal protein L22 yields MEAKAVARYVRIAPRKVRIVMDLIRGKGVAEALAVLKHTPKAASPQLEKVLNSAVANAEHNFEMDANNLYISEAYVDQGPTLKRFRPRAQGRATRINKRTSHITIVVSEKKEG; encoded by the coding sequence ATGGAAGCAAAAGCTGTGGCGCGTTATGTTCGCATAGCCCCAAGAAAAGTCAGGATAGTAATGGACCTAATCAGGGGCAAAGGTGTTGCGGAAGCCTTAGCGGTGCTAAAACATACACCAAAGGCAGCTTCTCCTCAACTGGAGAAAGTTTTAAATTCTGCTGTTGCCAATGCTGAACACAATTTTGAAATGGATGCAAACAACCTTTATATTTCAGAAGCTTACGTTGACCAAGGCCCAACCTTAAAGAGGTTCCGCCCGAGGGCTCAAGGTAGAGCGACTAGAATCAATAAAAGAACTAGCCACATTACAATTGTAGTGTCGGAGAAAAAGGAGGGATAG
- the rpsS gene encoding 30S ribosomal protein S19, whose amino-acid sequence MARSLKKGPFCDEHLMKKVEEMNKKDEKKVIKTWSRRSTVFPEFVGHTIAVHDGRKHVPVFISEDMVGHKLGEFVPTRTFKGHGGDERTSGLK is encoded by the coding sequence ATGGCAAGATCTCTTAAAAAAGGCCCTTTTTGCGATGAGCATTTAATGAAAAAAGTTGAGGAAATGAACAAAAAGGACGAGAAAAAAGTTATTAAAACTTGGTCTAGACGTTCTACAGTATTTCCTGAATTTGTCGGCCACACAATAGCCGTTCATGATGGAAGAAAGCATGTGCCAGTTTTTATAAGTGAAGACATGGTAGGTCACAAGCTTGGAGAATTCGTCCCCACAAGAACTTTTAAAGGACACGGCGGAGACGAGCGCACAAGCGGACTCAAATAG
- the rplN gene encoding 50S ribosomal protein L14, translated as MIQQQTVLNTADNSGARKLQCIKVLGGSKRRTANIGDVIVASVKEATPGGVVKKGEVVRAVIVRTRYGVRRNDGSYIKFDENSAVIINETNAPKGTRIFGPVARELRTKDFMKIVSLAPEVI; from the coding sequence ATGATTCAACAACAGACAGTGTTGAATACCGCCGATAACTCCGGTGCTCGTAAGTTACAGTGCATCAAAGTTTTAGGAGGTTCTAAACGTCGTACGGCCAATATCGGTGACGTGATAGTGGCTTCTGTTAAAGAGGCAACACCCGGTGGTGTTGTGAAAAAAGGTGAAGTAGTAAGAGCAGTTATCGTTCGTACTCGTTATGGCGTACGCCGTAACGATGGTTCTTATATCAAGTTCGACGAAAATTCAGCTGTGATTATAAACGAAACTAATGCTCCTAAAGGCACTAGGATCTTTGGACCAGTAGCTCGAGAGCTTAGAACAAAAGATTTTATGAAAATTGTTTCGTTAGCACCAGAAGTAATTTAA
- the rpmC gene encoding 50S ribosomal protein L29 → MKANEVRNLNEKELAQKLDDLKTELFNLRFQLAAGQLENPMRIRQVRRDIARVKTIMRERELDINTQ, encoded by the coding sequence ATGAAGGCTAATGAAGTTAGAAACCTAAACGAAAAAGAGTTGGCCCAAAAGCTAGATGACTTGAAAACAGAACTTTTCAATCTACGTTTTCAGTTGGCGGCCGGGCAATTGGAAAACCCAATGCGCATCCGTCAAGTAAGAAGGGATATTGCTCGTGTAAAAACAATTATGCGAGAAAGAGAGTTAGATATTAACACTCAATAG
- the rpsH gene encoding 30S ribosomal protein S8, with protein sequence MTMTDPIADMLTRVRNANMALHNTLEVPGSNMKRNLAQILKECGFIKDFEWIEDGKQGVIKIHLKYGPDRQRVITGLKKISKPGLRVYASQDELPKVLGGLGVAVISTSKGLMTDKEARKQNVGGEVVCYIW encoded by the coding sequence ATGACTATGACAGATCCTATTGCTGATATGTTAACAAGGGTCAGAAATGCGAACATGGCTCTTCATAATACATTAGAGGTACCAGGTTCAAACATGAAGCGCAACCTAGCGCAAATACTAAAAGAATGCGGTTTTATTAAGGATTTTGAGTGGATTGAAGATGGCAAACAAGGCGTAATTAAAATCCACCTAAAGTATGGTCCAGACCGTCAGAGAGTTATTACAGGTTTAAAGAAAATCAGCAAGCCTGGATTGAGAGTGTATGCCAGTCAAGATGAGCTTCCTAAAGTATTAGGGGGATTAGGCGTTGCGGTAATATCAACCTCAAAAGGCTTAATGACAGACAAAGAAGCTAGAAAACAAAACGTTGGTGGCGAGGTAGTTTGCTACATCTGGTAG
- the fusA gene encoding elongation factor G, producing MPRQFPLEKYRNIGIMAHIDAGKTTTTERVLFYTGRVHKLGETHDGAATMDWMAQEQERGITITSAATTAEWKDHRVNIIDTPGHVDFTVEVERSLRVLDGAVGVFCAKGGVEPQSETVWRQADKYQVPRIAYVNKMDITGADFYRGLEMMRDRLKANAVAIQLPIGAEDNFDGIIDLVEMKAHKYIDDLGTKSEQTEIPDDMKDKAEEYREKLLDAVAEGDEELMMKYLEGEELSVEEIKDALRKGCVNNEIVPVLCGSSYKNKGVQLLLDAVVAYLPSPLEIPAIQGVDVDDEEVKMERKADDDEPFAALAFKIMTDPYVGKLAFFRAYSGVLKAGSYVWNPVKGKKERIGRLLQMHANHREEISEVRTGDIAAIVGLKDTATGDTLCDQDNQIILESMVFPEPVISVAIEPKTKADQEKMSTSLQKLAEEDPTFKAWSDEETGQTIIAGMGELHLDVIVDRLLREFKVDADVGKPQVAYKETITKAVKAEGKFVRQSGGRGQYGHVWIELEPKEPGEGYEFVDKVVGGVVPRDYINSVDHGIQEALQNGVLAGYPVLDVKATLFDGSYHDVDSSEMAFKVAGSMGTKAAMKKADPAILEPMMKVEAVVPEEYMGDVMGDINSRRGRIEGMENVGGAQVIKGYVPLSEMFGYATDLRSKTQGRGTYSMEFSHYDQVPKSIAEEIMESKK from the coding sequence GTGCCGAGACAATTTCCGTTGGAAAAATACCGTAATATAGGAATCATGGCTCACATCGATGCTGGTAAAACAACTACCACTGAACGCGTATTGTTTTATACCGGTAGAGTTCACAAACTTGGTGAAACACACGATGGAGCTGCAACAATGGACTGGATGGCCCAGGAGCAAGAAAGAGGTATAACAATCACCTCTGCGGCAACAACTGCCGAATGGAAAGACCATAGGGTGAATATCATCGATACACCAGGACACGTGGACTTCACTGTAGAAGTAGAAAGATCCCTTCGTGTACTTGACGGTGCTGTTGGTGTTTTCTGTGCAAAAGGTGGGGTTGAGCCACAATCTGAAACAGTTTGGAGACAAGCTGATAAATATCAAGTTCCAAGAATCGCTTATGTAAATAAAATGGATATTACAGGTGCTGATTTCTACAGAGGTTTAGAAATGATGAGGGATAGACTTAAAGCTAATGCTGTAGCAATCCAGCTGCCAATTGGCGCTGAAGACAACTTCGATGGAATCATCGATTTAGTTGAAATGAAAGCACATAAGTATATTGATGATTTAGGCACTAAGTCAGAGCAAACTGAGATTCCAGACGATATGAAGGACAAAGCTGAAGAGTACAGAGAAAAGCTTTTAGACGCTGTTGCAGAAGGCGATGAAGAGCTAATGATGAAGTATCTCGAAGGCGAAGAGCTTTCTGTTGAAGAAATCAAAGATGCTTTAAGAAAAGGTTGTGTAAACAACGAGATCGTACCTGTACTTTGTGGTTCTTCATACAAAAATAAAGGTGTTCAGCTTCTGCTAGACGCTGTAGTTGCTTACCTACCATCACCTCTTGAAATCCCAGCTATTCAAGGTGTGGATGTAGATGATGAGGAAGTGAAGATGGAAAGAAAAGCAGACGATGACGAGCCATTTGCTGCTCTAGCCTTTAAAATTATGACTGACCCATATGTAGGAAAGTTAGCGTTCTTTAGAGCTTACTCTGGGGTGTTAAAAGCTGGTTCATACGTATGGAACCCAGTTAAAGGTAAAAAAGAAAGAATCGGTCGTCTTCTTCAAATGCACGCTAACCACCGTGAAGAGATTTCTGAAGTGCGCACCGGTGATATTGCCGCAATTGTAGGTCTTAAAGACACCGCTACAGGTGACACCCTTTGTGACCAAGACAATCAAATTATCCTAGAATCTATGGTATTCCCAGAGCCAGTTATCTCTGTTGCCATTGAACCTAAAACAAAAGCTGACCAAGAAAAAATGTCAACTTCGCTACAAAAACTAGCTGAAGAGGACCCAACATTTAAGGCTTGGTCTGACGAAGAAACAGGTCAAACAATCATCGCTGGTATGGGTGAGCTACACCTTGACGTAATCGTTGATAGGCTGCTTCGTGAGTTCAAGGTTGATGCAGACGTAGGTAAACCTCAGGTTGCATACAAAGAAACCATCACTAAAGCTGTTAAAGCTGAAGGTAAGTTTGTTAGACAATCTGGTGGTAGAGGTCAATATGGTCACGTTTGGATCGAGCTTGAGCCAAAAGAGCCAGGTGAAGGTTATGAGTTCGTTGACAAAGTTGTTGGCGGTGTAGTACCAAGAGACTACATTAACTCAGTAGACCATGGTATTCAGGAGGCGCTACAAAATGGTGTACTTGCTGGATACCCAGTGCTAGATGTTAAAGCTACTTTATTCGATGGTTCATACCATGACGTTGACTCTTCTGAGATGGCGTTTAAAGTAGCGGGTTCTATGGGTACCAAAGCGGCTATGAAAAAAGCCGACCCGGCAATTTTAGAGCCTATGATGAAAGTTGAAGCAGTTGTACCTGAAGAGTACATGGGTGATGTAATGGGTGATATCAACTCAAGAAGAGGTAGAATAGAAGGCATGGAAAATGTAGGTGGAGCTCAAGTAATCAAAGGGTACGTACCACTTTCTGAAATGTTCGGCTATGCTACAGACCTTAGATCTAAAACTCAAGGAAGAGGAACCTACTCTATGGAGTTTAGCCATTACGACCAAGTACCAAAGTCAATTGCAGAAGAAATTATGGAATCAAAAAAGTAA
- the rplP gene encoding 50S ribosomal protein L16, which yields MLMPKRVKFRRPHRGGIKGKAHSGTNVDFGEYGLQSLDASWITNRQIEAARIAMTRYIKRGGKVWIKIFPHKPITAKPAETRMGSGKGSPEHWVAVVKPGRVMFEIAGVSEEVAREALRLAAHKLPVKCKIVKREELGGENHEG from the coding sequence ATGTTAATGCCTAAAAGAGTTAAATTCCGCAGACCGCATCGTGGTGGAATCAAAGGGAAAGCTCATTCTGGTACAAATGTTGATTTTGGCGAATATGGTTTACAGTCTCTAGATGCTTCTTGGATTACAAACAGACAAATTGAGGCTGCTCGTATTGCTATGACACGTTATATAAAAAGAGGTGGTAAAGTGTGGATTAAAATATTCCCACACAAGCCGATAACTGCTAAACCTGCAGAAACTCGTATGGGTTCTGGTAAAGGTTCTCCTGAACACTGGGTGGCAGTTGTAAAACCTGGCAGAGTTATGTTTGAAATTGCAGGTGTAAGCGAAGAGGTGGCAAGAGAAGCTTTAAGACTGGCGGCTCATAAATTGCCAGTTAAATGTAAGATTGTAAAACGGGAAGAATTGGGTGGTGAAAACCATGAAGGCTAA
- the rplE gene encoding 50S ribosomal protein L5: MARLKSLYREEIIPTMVEKFGYTNVMEVPYIEKIVINMGVGEAKDNPKALEAAVKDLEIISGQKPVITKAKKAIAGFKIRQDMKIGTKVTLRGNRMYEFLDRLVNVALPRVRDFRGVSAKAFDGRGNYTLGLKEQIIFPEIDYDKIDKVRGMDVVVVTTAKTDEEARGLLRAFGMPFKS; this comes from the coding sequence TTGGCTAGATTAAAGAGTTTATACCGTGAAGAAATAATCCCGACTATGGTTGAGAAGTTCGGATATACAAACGTTATGGAAGTGCCATATATTGAAAAGATCGTTATCAATATGGGCGTTGGCGAAGCTAAAGATAATCCAAAAGCTTTAGAAGCTGCTGTAAAAGATCTAGAAATCATTTCAGGTCAAAAACCAGTTATCACAAAAGCTAAAAAAGCGATCGCAGGATTTAAGATTCGTCAAGACATGAAGATTGGCACTAAGGTCACCTTGCGTGGCAATAGAATGTATGAGTTTTTAGATCGTTTAGTAAACGTGGCTTTGCCTCGTGTTAGAGACTTTAGAGGTGTTTCCGCTAAAGCATTTGACGGCAGAGGCAACTATACCCTAGGCCTTAAGGAGCAAATCATTTTCCCTGAAATTGATTATGATAAAATCGATAAGGTTAGAGGTATGGACGTGGTTGTTGTAACTACTGCAAAAACCGACGAAGAAGCCCGTGGACTACTAAGAGCGTTCGGAATGCCCTTTAAATCCTAG
- the rplD gene encoding 50S ribosomal protein L4 produces the protein MPKVAIYDIQGQVVSEMELNPEIFDIETSEAAVHKVVVAHLAAKRQGTASTKSRGEVSGGGARPWRQKGTGRARHGTIRSPLWVGGGVAFGPKPREYRLKVPKKVRRLAMKSALTTKVQNDNFKVLKALEINSPKTKEVVELINNLEVNKKTLVVTSGADSNVYKSARNIPKVSTAFVDTLNVYDILNHDAVIITEEAVKKVEEVFA, from the coding sequence ATGCCAAAAGTGGCTATTTATGATATTCAAGGGCAAGTTGTTTCAGAGATGGAACTAAACCCAGAAATTTTCGACATAGAAACAAGTGAAGCTGCAGTCCACAAAGTGGTAGTAGCTCACCTAGCGGCTAAAAGGCAAGGCACAGCTTCAACTAAAAGCCGTGGAGAAGTTAGCGGTGGAGGAGCAAGGCCTTGGCGCCAAAAGGGTACTGGAAGGGCCCGTCACGGCACAATCAGATCACCATTATGGGTTGGTGGAGGCGTTGCGTTTGGACCTAAACCTAGAGAGTACCGTCTTAAGGTTCCTAAAAAGGTGCGTAGGTTAGCAATGAAATCCGCTTTAACCACTAAAGTTCAAAATGACAACTTTAAAGTGTTGAAGGCTTTAGAGATCAACTCACCGAAAACAAAAGAGGTAGTAGAGCTAATAAACAACCTAGAAGTTAACAAAAAAACTTTGGTTGTTACATCTGGCGCTGACTCAAACGTGTACAAATCTGCTAGAAACATCCCTAAAGTTAGCACTGCTTTTGTTGATACTCTAAATGTTTACGATATCCTAAACCACGACGCCGTGATAATTACTGAAGAAGCGGTTAAAAAAGTGGAGGAGGTGTTTGCGTAA
- the rpsJ gene encoding 30S ribosomal protein S10, translating into MASEKIRIRLKAFDHQALDQSAEKIVENAKRTGAQVSGPVPLPTEKSIYTILRAVHKYKDSREQFEMRTHKRLIDILEPTPKTVDALMKLDLPAGVDIEIKL; encoded by the coding sequence ATGGCTTCAGAAAAAATTAGAATTAGACTTAAAGCGTTTGATCACCAAGCACTAGACCAGTCTGCTGAAAAGATAGTAGAAAACGCTAAAAGGACAGGGGCTCAGGTTTCTGGACCGGTACCGTTACCTACTGAAAAAAGTATCTATACTATTTTGAGAGCTGTTCATAAGTACAAAGACTCAAGAGAGCAGTTTGAGATGAGAACACATAAGCGTCTAATTGACATTTTAGAACCAACACCAAAGACTGTAGACGCTCTAATGAAGTTAGACTTACCAGCAGGTGTTGATATCGAAATTAAGCTATAA
- the rplB gene encoding 50S ribosomal protein L2: MAVKGFKPTSPGKRFMTISTFEEVTASKPEKSLLAPLKKKAGRNAQGRLTVRHQGGGHKQKYRIIDFKRNKHDIEAKVATIEYDPNRTANIALLHYVDGEKRYIIAPSKLKVGDVVRSGENADIKVGNALPLRKIPTGTVIHNVELKKGKGGQLVRSAGNSAQLQAKEGKYAHVRLPSGETRLIHLDCYATVGQVGNIEHENIKVGKAGKSRWLGKRPTVRGVVMNPADHPHGGGEGKAPIGLKSPVTPWGQPTLGYKTRKKNKASDKYIVKRRKKK; encoded by the coding sequence ATGGCAGTAAAAGGTTTTAAACCAACTTCCCCAGGTAAACGGTTTATGACTATTTCTACCTTTGAAGAAGTTACCGCTTCTAAGCCAGAAAAGTCTTTGTTAGCTCCGCTAAAAAAGAAAGCTGGTAGAAACGCTCAAGGTAGGTTAACAGTTCGCCATCAAGGCGGTGGTCATAAACAAAAATATAGAATCATCGATTTTAAAAGAAACAAGCATGACATAGAAGCGAAAGTTGCAACTATCGAATACGATCCAAATCGTACAGCTAACATCGCACTTTTACACTATGTAGACGGAGAAAAAAGATACATTATAGCTCCTAGCAAGTTAAAAGTCGGAGATGTTGTAAGGTCAGGTGAAAACGCTGATATTAAAGTGGGTAACGCTTTGCCGTTAAGAAAGATCCCAACAGGCACAGTAATTCACAACGTCGAGCTTAAGAAGGGTAAAGGCGGCCAGCTAGTTCGTTCTGCTGGTAACTCAGCTCAGCTTCAAGCTAAAGAAGGAAAGTACGCTCACGTACGCCTGCCTTCTGGTGAAACTAGACTTATCCATCTTGATTGCTACGCAACAGTCGGCCAAGTCGGAAACATCGAACATGAGAACATTAAAGTTGGTAAAGCTGGTAAATCTCGTTGGTTAGGCAAAAGACCTACTGTTCGTGGTGTAGTTATGAACCCTGCTGACCATCCGCATGGTGGTGGTGAAGGTAAAGCCCCAATCGGCCTTAAGAGCCCGGTAACCCCGTGGGGACAACCTACTTTAGGATACAAAACCCGTAAGAAAAACAAAGCAAGTGACAAATATATTGTCAAAAGGCGTAAAAAGAAATAG
- the rpsQ gene encoding 30S ribosomal protein S17, translating into MEERNNRKVRIGKVVSDKMDKTATVAVETMKFHKLYGKRIKRTTKFKAHDQENQCRIGDTVKIMETRPLSKSKRWRVVEITEKAK; encoded by the coding sequence ATGGAGGAAAGAAATAACCGTAAAGTGAGAATTGGCAAAGTGGTTAGCGACAAAATGGACAAAACTGCTACAGTAGCTGTTGAGACCATGAAATTCCATAAACTATATGGCAAAAGAATTAAAAGAACCACTAAATTTAAAGCTCATGATCAAGAAAACCAATGTAGAATTGGCGATACCGTTAAAATCATGGAGACTCGCCCCCTAAGTAAGTCAAAAAGGTGGAGAGTTGTAGAAATAACCGAAAAAGCTAAGTAG
- the rpsC gene encoding 30S ribosomal protein S3 — MGQKVNPVGLRVGVIRDWDAKWYVGKKDFVDTLHEDIKLRKYIRDNVKNSGVSKIEIERAANRIRITIHTSKPGMVIGKGGSGVEKLRKNIERMVDQSNGKKQIHLNIMEIKRPDLDAQLVAEGIASQLERRVAFRRAMKQSIGRTLRNGAEGIKTMCSGRLGGADMARTEWYTEGNVPLQTLRADVDYGFAEADTTYGKIGVKVWIYKGEVLPKAKDKQAEEGGR; from the coding sequence GTGGGTCAAAAAGTTAATCCAGTAGGCTTGAGAGTTGGTGTTATTCGCGACTGGGATGCCAAATGGTATGTTGGCAAAAAAGATTTTGTGGATACACTACATGAAGACATCAAGCTTAGAAAATATATTCGTGATAACGTAAAAAACTCTGGAGTTTCTAAGATAGAAATTGAAAGAGCTGCCAACAGAATCAGAATAACTATCCACACTTCAAAACCTGGCATGGTTATTGGCAAAGGTGGTTCTGGTGTAGAAAAGCTTAGAAAAAACATCGAGCGTATGGTAGATCAGTCAAACGGTAAAAAGCAAATTCATCTAAACATTATGGAAATTAAAAGACCGGACTTAGATGCCCAACTAGTTGCAGAGGGTATAGCATCTCAATTAGAAAGAAGGGTAGCTTTTAGAAGAGCTATGAAGCAATCTATCGGACGTACCCTAAGAAATGGCGCTGAAGGTATTAAAACTATGTGTAGCGGCCGTCTTGGTGGAGCAGACATGGCTCGTACCGAGTGGTATACCGAAGGTAACGTACCTCTTCAAACTTTAAGAGCTGATGTAGACTATGGTTTTGCAGAAGCTGACACCACTTACGGAAAAATCGGTGTTAAAGTTTGGATATATAAAGGTGAGGTTCTTCCAAAAGCAAAGGATAAACAAGCTGAGGAAGGAGGAAGATAA
- the rplX gene encoding 50S ribosomal protein L24, which translates to MTPKVHVKKDDKVVVLSGKDKAKTGKVLKVIPRDNKVVVEGVNIQKKHAKPTRNNPQGGIVEQEAPLNSAKVQLVCPRCNKPARVGARFLEDGKKVRDCKKCGEVIDK; encoded by the coding sequence ATGACTCCTAAAGTACATGTTAAAAAAGACGACAAAGTTGTTGTACTTTCAGGCAAGGATAAAGCTAAAACCGGTAAGGTACTAAAAGTTATCCCTCGTGACAATAAGGTTGTAGTTGAAGGCGTTAACATTCAGAAAAAACATGCTAAACCAACCCGCAACAACCCACAAGGCGGCATTGTTGAGCAGGAAGCACCTCTAAACAGTGCTAAAGTACAGCTGGTTTGTCCGCGTTGTAACAAACCTGCCCGCGTTGGAGCTAGGTTTTTAGAAGACGGCAAAAAAGTTCGCGACTGTAAAAAATGTGGCGAAGTAATCGATAAGTAA